GTCGGGGAAGTCGGTGGCGAGGTCGAGTTCGCGCCACTGGATGCGGTCGTCGAGGCCTGCTTCGGCGCTGCGGGTCCGGGCGCGTCCGAGGGCGACGGCGGAGAGGTCGACGGCGGTGACCTGCCAGCCGTGGGCGGCGAACCAGAGGGCGTCGCCGCCTTCGCCGCTGCCGAGGTCGAGCACTCGGCCCGGGGGCAGGTCGGCGGTTTCGCTGACGAGGGCGGTGTTGGCCTGCCCGCTCCAGCGGTGCTCGTCGCCCGCGTACATCTCGTTCCAGCGCTGCACTTCGGCGGTGCGGTCGTTCATGGTCGTCTCCAGTTCGGGGGTCAGAGGCCGTGGCGGCGGTCGGCGAGGACGAGGCGGCTGACGTCGCGTTCCTGGGCGGCGCCGAAGGGTTCGGTGGTGAGGGCGGTTCGGGTGTCGGCCTCGACGAGGTCGGCGTTGATGGCCATGGCGGCGCGCACTCCGGCGGCGGCGGAGCCGATGACGGTGTCCATGGGGTCGGTGACGTTGCCCGCCGCCCACACGCCGGGCGCGCGGGTGGCGCCGGTGTGGTCGGTGGGGATGCGGTCGCCGAGCACGACGCCGTCGCGTTCGACGGGTTCGGTGCTCAGTCCGAGGGCGGTGAACGGGTCGGCTCGGACGGTGAAGCGGGGGGCGGTGACCACCGCGTCGCAGGCCAGGGTCTCGCCGTCGACGACGATGCCGCTGAGGTGGTCGTCGGTGGTCACGACGCGCTCGGCCGTTCCGGGGCGGACCGTGATGCCGCGGGCGGTGAGGCGGGCGTGGTCGTCGGCGGTGAGTTCGGTGGTGTGCAGCAGCGTGATCCGGGTGCTCCACTGCCGCCACAGCAGGGCTTGGTGGGTGGCGAGCGGTCCGGTGCCGAGCACGATGATGCGCTGGTCGCGGGCTTCCCAGCCGTGGCAGTACGGGCA
This window of the Saccharopolyspora gloriosae genome carries:
- a CDS encoding NAD(P)/FAD-dependent oxidoreductase; this translates as MSEQTTSPGRYDAVIIGGGAAGTGAALTLARARRRVLVIDSGAPRNAPAGHVHNYLGREGTPPRELVADGRAEATGYGAEFTDATATSTTRSADGTIQVTLDDTTTITTARLLITTGLVDDLPDFDGLAARWGRDALHCPYCHGWEARDQRIIVLGTGPLATHQALLWRQWSTRITLLHTTELTADDHARLTARGITVRPGTAERVVTTDDHLSGIVVDGETLACDAVVTAPRFTVRADPFTALGLSTEPVERDGVVLGDRIPTDHTGATRAPGVWAAGNVTDPMDTVIGSAAAGVRAAMAINADLVEADTRTALTTEPFGAAQERDVSRLVLADRRHGL